Proteins found in one bacterium genomic segment:
- a CDS encoding SDR family oxidoreductase, producing MRLGGKRTLITGGGTGIGRATAELFAREGAHVMVSGRRRSELDETVRRVEAIGGRAALVQGDVARPGDAARMVADTVAAFGGLDILVNNAGIIVRGASVTSVAIEDWDRVLGIDLTGVFLVSRFALMEMVRVKHGGSIVNVSSVSGLFGDPNLAPYNAAKGGVNLLTKNMALDYASHGIRVNAVCPGRIATPMPRSRLRPEEDWDGVL from the coding sequence ATGCGGCTTGGCGGTAAGCGGACTCTGATCACCGGGGGTGGCACGGGAATCGGGCGTGCGACCGCCGAGCTGTTCGCCCGGGAGGGAGCTCATGTCATGGTGTCGGGCCGCCGCCGGTCGGAACTCGACGAGACCGTGCGCCGGGTGGAAGCGATCGGGGGACGCGCGGCGCTCGTGCAAGGGGACGTCGCGCGGCCTGGGGACGCCGCCCGAATGGTCGCCGACACCGTCGCCGCGTTTGGCGGTCTCGACATCCTCGTGAATAACGCCGGGATCATCGTGCGCGGGGCGTCGGTGACCTCGGTAGCGATCGAGGACTGGGACCGCGTGCTCGGGATCGACCTCACCGGCGTCTTTCTCGTCTCGCGCTTCGCGCTGATGGAGATGGTGCGGGTCAAGCACGGGGGGAGCATCGTCAACGTGTCGTCGGTCTCGGGGCTGTTCGGTGATCCGAACCTCGCCCCGTACAACGCCGCCAAAGGCGGGGTCAACCTGCTCACCAAGAACATGGCGCTCGACTACGCGTCCCACGGCATTCGCGTTAACGCCGTCTGCCCCGGGCGGATCGCGACGCCCATGCCGCGGAGCCGGCTGCGGCCTGAGGAGGACTGGGACGGCGTCCT